One window of Mesorhizobium loti R88b genomic DNA carries:
- the ccoN gene encoding cytochrome-c oxidase, cbb3-type subunit I: MKFGTEIVVLSLFAFAALVAAGFGVEGPFRQHMGVLFFAVAGFTAILLRNTDFKPAAPIDTSAYMDGPIRYGAIATVFWGVVGMLVGVIIALQLAYPHLNIQPWFNFGRLRPLHTSGVVFAFGGNALLCTSLYVVQRTCRARLFGGKLAWFVFWGYQLFIVMAATGYLLGITEAREYAEPEWYVDLWLTIVWVAYLILFLGTILKRKEPHIYVANWFYLSFIVTIAMLHVVNNLSMPASFLGSKSYSAFSGVQDALTQWWYGHNAVGFFLTAGFLGMMYYFVPKQANRPVYSYRLSIVHFWAIIFLYIWAGPHHLHYTALPDWAQTLGMAFSIMLWMPSWGGMINGLMTLSGAWDKLRTDPIIRMMVMAVAFYGMSTFEGPIMSIKTVNSLSHYTDWTIGHVHSGALGWVGMISFGAIYYMVPKLWNRERLYSLRLVTWHFWLATLGIVVYAAVMWVSGIMQGLMWREHDEQGFLVYSFAETVAAMHPFYVMRAIGGAMYLTGALLMAWNVTMTILGHQREEQPMPGSEPALRPAE, encoded by the coding sequence ATGAAATTCGGCACGGAGATCGTCGTTCTAAGCCTGTTTGCTTTTGCGGCCCTGGTGGCTGCCGGCTTCGGCGTAGAAGGACCTTTTCGCCAGCATATGGGGGTTTTGTTCTTCGCCGTGGCTGGCTTTACCGCGATCCTGCTGCGCAACACAGATTTCAAGCCGGCGGCTCCGATCGACACCTCCGCCTACATGGATGGCCCGATCCGCTACGGAGCCATTGCAACGGTATTCTGGGGCGTCGTCGGCATGCTCGTCGGTGTGATCATTGCCCTGCAGCTGGCATACCCTCACCTCAACATCCAACCCTGGTTCAATTTCGGCCGGCTGCGGCCGCTGCACACATCCGGCGTCGTCTTCGCCTTCGGCGGCAACGCTTTGCTTTGCACGTCTCTCTATGTCGTGCAGCGCACGTGCCGCGCCCGGCTGTTTGGCGGCAAACTGGCCTGGTTTGTGTTCTGGGGTTACCAGCTGTTCATCGTCATGGCGGCGACCGGCTACCTGCTCGGCATCACCGAAGCCCGCGAATACGCCGAACCCGAATGGTATGTGGATCTCTGGCTGACCATCGTCTGGGTCGCCTATCTCATCCTGTTCCTCGGCACGATCCTGAAGCGCAAGGAACCGCATATCTACGTCGCCAACTGGTTCTACCTGTCCTTCATCGTGACAATCGCGATGCTGCATGTGGTCAACAATCTGTCGATGCCGGCGTCGTTCCTGGGCTCGAAGAGCTACTCCGCCTTCTCCGGCGTCCAGGACGCCTTGACGCAATGGTGGTATGGCCACAACGCCGTCGGTTTCTTCCTCACCGCCGGGTTCCTCGGCATGATGTATTATTTCGTGCCCAAGCAGGCGAACCGGCCGGTCTATTCCTACCGCCTGTCGATCGTCCACTTCTGGGCGATCATTTTTCTCTACATCTGGGCCGGCCCGCACCACCTGCATTACACCGCCTTACCCGACTGGGCGCAGACGCTCGGCATGGCGTTCTCGATCATGCTGTGGATGCCGTCATGGGGCGGTATGATCAATGGCCTGATGACGCTGTCTGGCGCCTGGGACAAGCTGCGCACCGATCCGATCATCCGCATGATGGTGATGGCAGTCGCCTTCTACGGCATGTCGACCTTCGAAGGTCCGATTATGTCGATCAAGACGGTCAATTCGCTGTCGCACTACACGGACTGGACCATCGGCCATGTCCATTCCGGAGCGCTCGGCTGGGTTGGCATGATCTCGTTCGGCGCAATCTACTACATGGTGCCGAAACTGTGGAACCGTGAACGTCTCTATTCGCTGCGGCTCGTCACCTGGCACTTCTGGCTGGCGACGCTCGGAATCGTCGTCTACGCCGCGGTGATGTGGGTTTCCGGCATCATGCAGGGCCTGATGTGGCGCGAACACGACGAGCAGGGTTTCCTCGTCTACTCCTTCGCCGAAACCGTCGCCGCCATGCATCCCTTCTACGTCATGCGTGCCATCGGCGGTGCGATGTACCTCACCGGCGCCCTGCTCATGGCCTGGAACGTGACCATGACCATTCTTGGCCACCAGCGCGAAGAGCAACCAATGCCAGGTTCCGAGCCCGCCCTCCGGCCTGCCGAATAG
- the ccoO gene encoding cytochrome-c oxidase, cbb3-type subunit II: MGLMDKHAIIEKNATLLLVGSLLVVTVGGIVEIAPLFYLDNTIEKVEGMRPYSPLELAGRNIYVREGCYLCHSQMIRPFRDEVERYGHYSLAAESMYDHPFQWGSKRTGPDLARVGNRYSNEWHVQHLMDPRSVVPESIMPRYAFLKDAPIEVKDFSTHLVANARVGVPYSDEMIAHANADLMVQADPNADASGVEKRYPKAKVGDLDGNPQQVTEMDALVAYLQMLGTLVDFKTYDDAAGYR; encoded by the coding sequence ATGGGCTTGATGGACAAACACGCGATCATCGAGAAGAACGCCACGCTTCTTCTCGTTGGCTCTCTTCTTGTCGTGACCGTCGGCGGCATCGTCGAGATTGCGCCGCTTTTCTATCTCGACAACACGATCGAGAAAGTCGAAGGCATGCGGCCCTACTCGCCACTGGAACTCGCCGGACGCAACATCTATGTGCGCGAGGGCTGCTACCTCTGCCACAGCCAGATGATCAGGCCTTTCCGGGACGAGGTCGAGCGCTACGGCCACTACAGCCTGGCCGCCGAGTCCATGTACGACCACCCCTTCCAGTGGGGCTCGAAGCGCACCGGCCCTGACCTTGCACGAGTCGGCAACCGCTATTCCAACGAATGGCACGTTCAGCACCTTATGGATCCACGTTCGGTGGTGCCGGAATCTATCATGCCTCGCTATGCCTTCCTGAAGGACGCTCCGATCGAGGTGAAGGACTTCTCGACGCATCTGGTTGCGAACGCGCGTGTTGGCGTCCCGTACTCCGATGAGATGATCGCGCACGCCAATGCCGATCTGATGGTCCAGGCCGACCCGAATGCCGATGCCTCCGGCGTCGAGAAACGCTATCCGAAAGCCAAAGTCGGTGATCTGGACGGCAATCCGCAGCAGGTGACCGAGATGGATGCCCTCGTCGCCTATCTGCAAATGCTGGGAACACTGGTCGATTTCAAGACCTATGACGATGCAGCCGGCTACCGCTGA
- a CDS encoding Arm DNA-binding domain-containing protein, translated as MQSSGSRLCRLTYRFEGKQKLLPLDSYLLISLAEVRQARDAAKRLLLVGIDPARSLFRVG; from the coding sequence ATGCAGTCCTCCGGATCCCGCCTATGCCGCCTCACCTATCGATTTGAAGGCAAGCAGAAACTTCTGCCGCTAGACAGCTATCTTCTCATTTCTCTCGCCGAGGTACGCCAAGCCCGCGATGCCGCAAAGCGCCTGCTGCTGGTTGGCATCGACCCGGCACGATCGTTATTCCGAGTCGGCTGA
- a CDS encoding CcoQ/FixQ family Cbb3-type cytochrome c oxidase assembly chaperone, whose amino-acid sequence MSYNLMREFADSWGLLAMALFFVGCIAFALRPGGKTQADQAAQIPLKDD is encoded by the coding sequence ATGAGCTATAATTTGATGCGGGAATTCGCGGACAGCTGGGGTCTGCTTGCCATGGCGCTCTTCTTCGTCGGCTGCATTGCCTTTGCCTTGCGTCCCGGCGGCAAAACACAGGCCGATCAAGCCGCCCAGATTCCACTCAAGGACGACTGA
- the ccoG gene encoding cytochrome c oxidase accessory protein CcoG, which translates to MHVLDKTQMERLEAKAVNSAKTRQPLYAPRKKIFPKRASGSFRRFKWLVMAITLGIYYLMPWLRWDRGPFAPDQAVLIDLANRRFYVFFIEIWPQEFYYVAGLLMMAGIGLFLITSTVARAWCGYTCPQTVWVDLFLVVERAIEGDRNARMKLDAGRWTARKLVLRVSKHVIWLVIAAATGGAWILYFADAPTLIGDVFNGTAASVAYVTIAVLTATTYTFGGLMREQVCTYMCPWPRIQAAMLDENSLTVTYNDWRGEPRSRHAKKVQAAGQPVGDCVDCNACVAVCPMGIDIRDGQQLECITCALCLDACDGVMNKLGKERGLISYATLSDYNANMAVATAGGSGPVNPSLVRTADSTFSARLAHFHIRKIFRPRTFFYMGAWTAVGLALIYSLLTRDRLEINVLHDRNPQFVTLSDGSIRNGYTVKLLNMIPEPRTIVVTMQGLQGAEMSVVGSDLPAARFFAIAVEPDRLNMLKVFVRQPAGEVRHAAQTFKFRVEDRASFESDEYTATFNAPEIAR; encoded by the coding sequence ATGCACGTGCTGGATAAAACGCAGATGGAGCGGCTCGAGGCAAAAGCGGTCAACTCCGCCAAGACACGACAGCCGCTCTATGCTCCGCGCAAGAAAATCTTCCCTAAACGCGCCTCGGGCAGCTTTCGCCGCTTCAAATGGCTGGTGATGGCGATCACGCTGGGCATCTATTATCTGATGCCCTGGTTGCGCTGGGATCGAGGTCCGTTTGCTCCTGATCAGGCCGTGCTGATCGATCTTGCCAACCGCCGTTTCTACGTCTTCTTCATCGAGATATGGCCGCAGGAATTCTACTATGTCGCCGGCCTTCTGATGATGGCCGGCATCGGCCTCTTCCTGATCACGTCCACCGTCGCCCGCGCCTGGTGCGGCTATACCTGCCCGCAGACGGTATGGGTCGATCTTTTCCTAGTTGTCGAGCGGGCGATCGAAGGCGATCGCAACGCTCGCATGAAGCTCGACGCCGGCCGCTGGACCGCGCGCAAACTGGTGCTGCGTGTGTCGAAACACGTCATCTGGCTGGTCATAGCGGCAGCTACCGGCGGCGCCTGGATCCTCTATTTCGCCGATGCGCCGACGCTGATCGGCGACGTATTCAACGGCACCGCCGCTTCGGTCGCCTACGTCACCATCGCGGTGCTGACGGCGACCACCTACACGTTCGGCGGGCTGATGCGCGAGCAAGTCTGCACCTACATGTGCCCGTGGCCGCGCATCCAGGCTGCCATGCTCGACGAGAATTCGCTCACTGTGACCTACAATGACTGGCGTGGCGAACCTCGTTCGCGGCACGCCAAGAAGGTCCAGGCTGCGGGGCAGCCGGTCGGTGACTGCGTCGACTGCAATGCCTGTGTCGCAGTCTGCCCGATGGGGATCGACATTCGCGACGGCCAGCAACTCGAATGCATCACTTGCGCGCTGTGCCTTGATGCCTGCGATGGCGTCATGAACAAGCTCGGCAAGGAGCGCGGGCTGATCTCCTATGCGACGCTGTCCGACTACAACGCCAACATGGCGGTGGCGACCGCAGGCGGCTCCGGTCCCGTGAACCCTTCACTCGTCAGAACGGCCGACAGCACATTCTCCGCCAGGTTGGCGCATTTCCATATTCGCAAGATCTTCCGGCCGAGGACCTTCTTCTACATGGGCGCGTGGACGGCGGTCGGGCTTGCCTTGATCTATTCGCTGCTGACGCGCGACCGACTCGAGATCAACGTCCTGCACGACCGCAATCCGCAATTCGTGACCCTGTCCGACGGCTCGATCCGCAACGGTTACACCGTCAAGCTGCTTAACATGATCCCCGAGCCAAGGACGATCGTCGTCACGATGCAGGGCTTGCAGGGAGCCGAAATGAGCGTCGTCGGCAGTGATCTGCCGGCAGCTCGCTTCTTCGCCATCGCGGTCGAACCCGACCGGCTAAACATGCTGAAGGTCTTCGTGCGCCAGCCAGCGGGTGAGGTTCGGCACGCTGCACAAACCTTCAAGTTCCGCGTCGAGGACAGAGCGAGCTTCGAATCGGACGAATACACCGCCACCTTCAACGCCCCGGAGATCGCCAGATGA
- the ccoP gene encoding cytochrome-c oxidase, cbb3-type subunit III, with protein sequence MSSEYIDEVSGISTTGHEWDGIRELNTPLPRWWVITFYITVAWAVAYTIAYPAWPMLSSATKGVLGYSSRNAVKIELAAAEAAKGKYVAAIQQKTVSEIAADDALREFAIAAGGATFKVNCVQCHGSGAQGSKGFPNLNDDDWLWGGTTEQIQQTIAHGIRFASDPDTRQSEMPPFGDIITPEQIAQVGAYVASLSGKVQDASLIEPGAKVFVENCVACHGDNAKGNKELGAPNLTDAIWLYAPGETAIAVQVRAPKHGVMPAWIGRLGETKVKELAVYVHSLGGGE encoded by the coding sequence ATGAGCAGCGAGTATATCGATGAAGTCTCGGGCATCTCAACGACCGGTCATGAATGGGACGGGATAAGGGAGCTCAACACCCCATTGCCCCGATGGTGGGTGATAACCTTCTACATCACCGTCGCTTGGGCGGTGGCTTATACAATTGCGTATCCGGCTTGGCCGATGCTGTCTTCCGCGACCAAGGGTGTGCTTGGCTATTCCAGCCGCAACGCTGTCAAGATTGAGCTGGCGGCTGCCGAAGCCGCCAAGGGCAAATATGTCGCGGCCATCCAGCAGAAGACCGTATCCGAGATTGCAGCCGACGACGCGCTGCGTGAATTCGCGATAGCGGCCGGCGGAGCTACCTTCAAGGTCAATTGCGTGCAATGCCACGGCTCGGGCGCCCAAGGGTCGAAGGGCTTTCCAAACCTGAACGACGATGACTGGCTGTGGGGCGGCACGACCGAGCAGATCCAGCAAACGATCGCGCACGGCATCCGTTTCGCATCCGACCCGGATACTCGGCAGTCGGAAATGCCCCCTTTCGGTGACATCATCACGCCCGAACAGATCGCACAGGTCGGCGCCTATGTCGCCAGCCTCTCGGGCAAGGTCCAGGATGCAAGTCTTATCGAGCCCGGCGCCAAGGTATTCGTGGAAAACTGCGTCGCCTGTCATGGCGATAATGCGAAAGGCAACAAAGAGCTCGGCGCGCCCAATCTGACCGATGCGATCTGGCTCTACGCACCCGGCGAGACAGCCATCGCCGTCCAAGTCCGCGCGCCGAAGCACGGTGTCATGCCGGCCTGGATCGGGCGTCTCGGCGAGACGAAGGTTAAGGAACTTGCGGTTTATGTCCATTCGCTTGGCGGCGGAGAATAG
- a CDS encoding FixH family protein, protein MSTNTQKTREFTGRHMLLTILGFFGVIIAVNLTMATLASTSWTGLVVENTYVASQQFNRKAEEGRAQAALGWTGKLTIARGEVRYSLSDTTGKPVPLHGVKILFRHPAYEAEDKSVTLTLASAQEFAARDVPKDGVWIVEVDADVGLAEPYRDVRRIIISQGALQ, encoded by the coding sequence ATGAGCACCAATACGCAAAAGACGCGTGAGTTCACCGGCAGGCACATGCTGCTCACCATTCTCGGCTTTTTCGGCGTGATCATCGCGGTCAATCTCACGATGGCGACACTCGCCAGCACGAGCTGGACCGGCCTTGTCGTCGAGAACACCTATGTGGCCAGCCAGCAATTCAACCGAAAGGCCGAGGAAGGGCGCGCGCAGGCGGCACTCGGCTGGACCGGCAAACTGACGATCGCTCGGGGTGAGGTCCGCTACAGCTTGAGCGATACCACCGGCAAGCCGGTCCCCTTGCATGGCGTCAAGATACTGTTTCGCCATCCCGCTTATGAGGCCGAGGACAAGTCCGTCACTCTTACCCTTGCTTCGGCTCAGGAGTTTGCAGCACGGGACGTGCCCAAGGATGGCGTCTGGATCGTCGAAGTCGATGCCGACGTCGGTCTCGCGGAGCCCTATCGCGACGTTCGCCGGATCATAATTTCGCAAGGAGCGCTGCAATGA
- a CDS encoding cation-translocating P-type ATPase — protein sequence MSCCAPSAELALDLTGTTSVLPSSQEIRLASRSLGDNLWQTDLSVPTVHCAACIQTIETALAKLDNVEGARVNLSTKRVAIRWRGDEVPPFVAALGRLGYQAHLFAAEIDEKDKTLAELIRAVAVAGFAAGNIMLLSVSVWSGAEGATRDLFHWVSALIAIPALAFAGGIFFRSAWNALRHGRMNMDVPIAVGVSLAYAMSLYETINHGDHAYFDASVSLLFFLLIGRTLDHVMRERARTAVKGLSQLAARGAMVLRGDGARDYLPVGEIEPGMLLLIGAGERIPVDGKIIQGASDLDCSLVSGESTPRNVAAGEAVQAGVLNLTGSLTIEATAAAKDSFLAEMVRLMEAAEGGRAHYRRIADRVSGLYAPVVHLTAFATFLGWMAATGDWHRAITIAIAVLIITCPCALGLAVPIVQVVAARRLFENGIMVKDGSAMERLATIDTAVFDKTGTLTLGQPRLVNASSIDPTMLAIAADMAAHSRHPFSKAIAGFANFVGQPKLEAVSEHPGFGIEATTADSTWRLGRRGWAGWKARTGGEGKHGYGTVLTKNRMIVASFAFEDALQADAGSVMAQLNDAGVAVEMLSGDTADACGDVARILGIDRFVPALLPSGKVERIEVLTKAGHKVLMVGDGLNDTPALGAAHVSIAPATAADIGRNAADFVFLRESLSAVTLALDVSRKAGRLIRQNIAIAIIYNAVAVPIAIFGNVTPLVAAVAMSASSLLVIGNGLRLQGFMLAELTRASSATHSGIHPSARSS from the coding sequence ATGAGCTGTTGTGCACCCAGCGCGGAACTGGCGCTGGATCTGACCGGTACCACATCGGTCCTGCCGTCTAGCCAGGAGATCAGGTTGGCGAGCCGGTCGCTTGGCGACAATCTTTGGCAGACCGACCTTTCAGTGCCGACGGTTCACTGCGCGGCCTGCATCCAGACGATCGAGACGGCGCTGGCAAAGCTCGACAATGTCGAAGGCGCGCGTGTCAACCTGTCGACGAAACGGGTCGCGATCCGGTGGCGTGGCGACGAGGTGCCACCCTTCGTCGCCGCGCTGGGAAGGCTGGGCTATCAGGCGCACCTTTTCGCCGCCGAGATCGATGAAAAGGACAAGACGCTTGCCGAGCTGATCCGCGCGGTCGCGGTCGCCGGCTTCGCCGCCGGCAACATCATGCTGCTTTCGGTCTCGGTCTGGTCCGGCGCCGAAGGCGCAACGCGGGACCTGTTTCATTGGGTCTCGGCGCTGATTGCGATCCCGGCACTGGCCTTCGCCGGCGGCATCTTCTTCCGCTCGGCCTGGAACGCGCTGCGTCACGGCCGCATGAACATGGATGTTCCGATCGCGGTCGGAGTGTCCCTCGCCTATGCCATGAGCCTCTATGAGACGATCAACCACGGCGATCACGCCTATTTCGACGCGTCGGTTTCGCTGCTGTTTTTCCTGTTGATCGGTCGCACGTTGGATCACGTGATGCGCGAGCGGGCCCGGACCGCCGTGAAAGGCCTGTCCCAGTTGGCCGCACGTGGCGCCATGGTGCTGCGCGGCGACGGCGCGCGCGACTATCTGCCGGTTGGCGAGATCGAACCCGGCATGCTGCTGTTGATCGGGGCCGGCGAAAGAATCCCCGTCGACGGCAAGATCATTCAAGGGGCCTCGGATCTCGACTGCTCGCTGGTTTCCGGCGAGAGCACGCCTCGAAACGTGGCGGCAGGTGAAGCCGTGCAGGCCGGTGTCCTCAACCTGACCGGCTCGCTGACGATTGAGGCCACAGCCGCCGCGAAAGATTCGTTTCTGGCGGAAATGGTTCGGCTCATGGAAGCCGCAGAGGGCGGCCGCGCGCATTATCGCCGGATCGCCGATCGCGTTTCAGGGCTCTATGCCCCGGTGGTTCATCTCACAGCCTTCGCGACGTTCCTTGGCTGGATGGCGGCGACCGGCGACTGGCACCGGGCGATAACCATCGCCATCGCCGTTCTCATCATCACATGCCCATGCGCACTCGGCCTCGCCGTGCCGATCGTGCAGGTAGTCGCCGCGCGGCGCCTGTTCGAAAACGGCATCATGGTCAAGGATGGTTCGGCCATGGAGCGCCTGGCGACGATTGATACAGCGGTGTTCGACAAGACCGGAACGCTCACGCTCGGCCAGCCCCGACTGGTCAATGCGTCGTCGATCGATCCGACGATGCTGGCGATCGCAGCCGACATGGCCGCGCACTCCCGCCACCCGTTCTCAAAGGCCATAGCCGGTTTCGCGAATTTTGTCGGTCAACCGAAATTGGAGGCCGTCAGCGAGCACCCCGGTTTCGGGATCGAAGCCACAACCGCGGACAGCACCTGGCGGCTCGGTCGACGCGGATGGGCTGGATGGAAGGCTCGAACCGGCGGCGAAGGCAAACATGGCTACGGCACGGTTCTGACGAAGAACAGGATGATTGTCGCTTCCTTCGCTTTCGAGGATGCGTTGCAGGCCGATGCCGGGAGCGTCATGGCGCAATTGAACGATGCAGGGGTCGCGGTCGAAATGCTGTCGGGCGATACCGCGGACGCCTGTGGCGATGTCGCAAGAATATTGGGCATCGACCGTTTTGTTCCGGCGCTGCTGCCGTCCGGGAAGGTTGAGCGGATCGAAGTGCTGACCAAAGCCGGCCACAAGGTCCTGATGGTGGGCGACGGGCTCAACGACACGCCAGCGCTGGGCGCTGCGCACGTCTCGATCGCTCCAGCCACCGCCGCCGATATTGGTCGCAACGCGGCTGATTTCGTGTTCCTGCGTGAAAGCCTTTCGGCAGTAACCCTTGCGCTGGACGTCTCGCGGAAGGCAGGGCGGCTTATCCGCCAGAACATAGCCATCGCGATCATCTACAACGCCGTTGCCGTGCCGATCGCCATCTTCGGCAACGTCACGCCGTTGGTCGCGGCGGTCGCGATGTCCGCCTCATCGCTGCTGGTGATCGGAAACGGGCTGCGGCTGCAGGGCTTTATGCTCGCCGAGCTGACGAGGGCTTCTTCGGCAACACATTCCGGCATTCACCCATCAGCGCGGTCATCATGA
- the ccoS gene encoding cbb3-type cytochrome oxidase assembly protein CcoS produces MTILVYLMPVALFLGALGLTGFLWALKSGQYEDLDGAAERILRDDKPER; encoded by the coding sequence ATGACGATACTCGTCTACCTCATGCCAGTCGCCCTATTTCTTGGCGCACTGGGGCTGACTGGCTTTCTGTGGGCGTTGAAGAGTGGCCAATATGAGGATCTTGACGGAGCCGCTGAGCGCATCCTCCGGGACGACAAGCCGGAACGCTGA
- a CDS encoding Crp/Fnr family transcriptional regulator: MTVRQDIHSSGIPVLCLSCAARHRGVCGALDPNHLVGLAKTSSRHKLEPGVELITDAEAVDSYSNLLSGVVKLTKCLSDGRQQIVGLRFAPDFLGRPFKVKSTINVEAATSVSLCSFPKAAVERIMKESPGLEHRLLKQTLDELDEALEWMVTLGRKTAPEKVASFLLMIARNMDSSIDPAAGSACFDLPLTRADISDFLGLTNETVSRQLTRLRADGVIRIENKRHVTVDSMSRLEQRCGGRGARQPAFE; encoded by the coding sequence ATGACAGTACGGCAAGACATTCACAGTTCCGGCATTCCCGTTCTTTGCCTGTCTTGCGCAGCACGACATCGCGGCGTCTGCGGTGCGCTCGATCCAAACCATTTGGTTGGGCTAGCCAAAACTTCGTCGCGGCACAAGCTCGAGCCGGGGGTCGAACTGATCACCGACGCCGAGGCCGTCGACAGCTATTCAAACTTGCTTTCAGGCGTTGTGAAGCTGACGAAGTGCCTTTCGGACGGCCGCCAGCAGATTGTCGGTCTTCGGTTCGCACCGGATTTTCTGGGACGGCCCTTCAAGGTGAAAAGCACGATCAATGTGGAAGCGGCAACCTCCGTCTCCCTGTGCTCGTTTCCGAAGGCGGCCGTTGAACGGATAATGAAGGAATCACCGGGACTCGAGCATCGCCTGCTCAAGCAGACGCTGGACGAACTCGACGAGGCACTTGAATGGATGGTGACTCTCGGGCGCAAGACCGCACCGGAGAAGGTGGCGAGCTTTCTCCTCATGATCGCCCGGAATATGGATTCCAGTATCGACCCGGCGGCTGGGTCGGCATGCTTCGATCTGCCGCTGACACGTGCCGACATCTCTGATTTCCTTGGACTGACGAACGAGACCGTGAGCCGCCAGCTTACGCGATTGCGGGCTGACGGCGTGATCCGGATCGAGAACAAACGCCATGTAACGGTCGACAGCATGAGCCGGCTGGAGCAGCGCTGCGGCGGCCGAGGCGCGCGGCAACCGGCCTTTGAATGA
- a CDS encoding hemerythrin domain-containing protein: MQSEGGDLNKETQHGPTRSWTSAAFSRQAGTEAIPGEVMKLAHREKLELCFSLESIADALPNVDRLKCLGTAKKIVPLLRDIHGFEERVIFPAYEAHLTPAEAKLASTSRLRIEHLEDQCFAGEVAETLLAIGHGDPIESAEAVGFMLRGFFEGLRRHIAFEREHVLPRIVISDEGPDA, from the coding sequence GTGCAATCAGAAGGTGGCGATTTGAACAAGGAAACGCAGCACGGGCCAACCCGCTCATGGACAAGTGCGGCTTTCTCGCGCCAGGCCGGCACAGAGGCGATTCCGGGCGAGGTCATGAAGCTTGCTCATCGGGAAAAGCTGGAGCTCTGCTTCTCGCTGGAAAGCATTGCCGATGCACTGCCGAACGTCGACCGCCTCAAATGTCTTGGAACGGCCAAGAAGATCGTTCCGCTGCTCCGTGACATTCATGGGTTTGAGGAGAGGGTGATTTTCCCTGCGTATGAGGCGCACTTGACCCCGGCCGAGGCCAAACTTGCCTCTACCAGCCGGTTGCGCATCGAGCACCTTGAGGATCAATGCTTCGCTGGCGAGGTGGCCGAAACGCTCCTAGCGATCGGTCATGGTGATCCGATAGAGAGCGCGGAAGCTGTCGGATTCATGCTACGCGGCTTCTTCGAAGGCTTGCGGCGACACATCGCTTTCGAACGCGAGCATGTCCTGCCGCGGATCGTAATAAGCGACGAAGGCCCCGACGCTTAG